The Labilibaculum sp. sequence CTGCAATAATCGTTTTGCCTTTTCTTTTCATCTCTCTTATCAAGTTGAACTCTGCCGTTTGTAATCCACCATAAAATAAGGATATTGTATCCTTTCCATAATCAGGATGATCTTTCCAGTTGGAATTATAAATACCGTATGTATCGGCAAAAAACACAAGATCCAGAGAATCAGCAAGCGCAGATAATCCTTGTTTTTCAAAAATGCGCAGATCCTTGATCATATACCTTCCATCATCTCCGGGATGAAAGCCGTAAAAATCTTCTGCGAAGTTGTATTCCTCTCCATTCGATTTTACCCATCGTTTTTGATTGACAAGCCAAAAAAAAGACAGATGTTCTGAATAATTGCTGTTTACAGAAGCTTTATCCACAACTAAGAGATTCATCTGAACCTTATCTTTAAACTTCCAACTGATCCACGAAATGACCGGAATCAGCAGAAACAAGAGAATTAATATTCGTAGTAATTTCCACATTCGCTCTTTTTATTTTAAATTACCTGCAATATTCACCTTTATAACGGGTTTAATCATTAATAAGTTTGTTTTTTTTGATAAGTAATTTTTATTTTAGGACGTAAGGCTCTTTTTTTGACTTGACTAATTTTATCTTTTATTAAAAAAAATAAATTTCTTAGCCAAAAACATGATATTCATCTATTAATCAAAAGTATTTCTCCATGAAAAATATTCTCCCCTCAATATTTCTCCTCCTTTTAGATATCTTTTTCAATTTCAACAAATTCTTATAGTCAAATCACTAAGGGTCAGAAACAAAATATGAACCAAACAAAAATTAGATGTAATCCGGACAAGTGGAGACTGTGTTGCAGTGCCTAAAAGGTATATATGCACACCTATGATGCTAATAAAATAAGCTGGAGGGCCGAAGTTAAGCTCATTGTTTGGGAATTATATTCAAAACGTTTAAGTCAAGATGCAGAGTTTCAAACATGCACTAAAAAAAAGCAGGAAGAAAAGATATCCATTTTTGCGTGCAAAGCCTGCGCTGATATGTACGGCGTTTCTCCTCAACTTGAAAAATTTAGGTATTGATGCAAAGTTCATGGAAAAACAAGCAGGCTAATGCCTTCGAAAAAACGATAAAGTAATTACCTTTTAACAAGACAATATGCTAAGCAAAAGTATTTATGAGTTCTTACTCGAACTAAGAGTGAACAACAACAAAGATTGGTTTCATGCAAACAAGGAAAAATACGATAAGGCCAAAAAGGATTTTGAACTTTTCGTTGAACTAAGCATAGAGCAAATCAAACTCATCGACCCGGATCTATCAGGTCTAAATGCCAAAGACTGCATTTTTAGAATATTCCGGGATGTTCGGTTTTCTGAAAATAAACAACCTTACAAAACACATTTTGGAGCTTTTCTGGCTAAAAATGGTCGGAAAAGCAGATATGGAGGTTATTACATTCATATTGAACCCGAAGGAAGTTTTTTAGGGGGCGGTTGCTACATGCCTGAACCTAATGTGCTTAAAGCCATTCGTGAAGAAATATTTCACAACCCACTGGAATTTAAAGAAATCATCACGAATAAAGAATTTGCATCTCATTTTCCTGAAATGTACGGTGAAAAACTAAAAACTGCTCCACGTGGTTATCCTAAAGATTTTGAATACATCGACCTGCTAAATTTCAAAAACTATGCGGTCGGGAAAATGGTGCCGGATCAGATCGTTTTATCAGAACAATTTTCCGATGAAATTTTAAAATGTTTCTCAAGCTTACAAACCCTTAATGCATATCTAAACGAAATATTAGCAGATTTATAAAAAGCGAGAGCATCACTTATGTTGATATTCCCTCATTAATTTTGATAAAACCCAAATCATGAAAAGCCTTTTCTTAGTCGGAGCAGATCACTCTCAGCGTCCTAAAAGAAAAGGTTTTCTTATTGACGGCAGTCGGCACAATTAAAATTACCCGTTTCTTTTTAATTGATAAAACCAGGCAGATGCAGATTTAGATTCATTCTTTTATGTTCGTTTACTATATTAGATGAGCTTTACAAAGCCCTGTCGGTTAAGTACAATTAAGATTGAAAGTTGACAAAAGACTACACTTATCAGATCAAAAACAAACAAAATGAAGCAACTAACACTACTAAGTCTGATTACCTATTTATTACTTACACCTGCCTTTGCTAAAAAAGAAACATTTAAATATCCTGCATTTACAATTCCTGCCGAACTTAAAAAAAATGCCAATGCCGTAGTTCGTTTGGATGAAGCCGAATTTACAGTGCACTCGAGAAAAAGCTCCAGCCTGACACAAAAAATGGTGATTACAATTCTAAATAAAAAAGGAGAAGATTACGCATCAATTCCTTTTGGGTACAGCAAATTTGAAACACTGGAAAGCTTAAAAATCACCATTTATAATTCCTTAGGCCAGGTGATTAAAAAAGTAAAGGAATCAGAAATTAAAGATTATAGTTATAGCTCTGCGGGTGAACTGATCGGGGATTCACGTTTCAAAATTTACGAACCAATTCAGAAACAATATCCATATACTATTGAATACGAATCGGTGTCAGACTACAAAGGTCTTTTTGTTTATCCAAGCTGGAAAGCCTATCCCGGCTATTTAGTCGGTGTTGAAAAATCCAGAATGAAAGTCATTATTCCTTCAGAAGAAAAATTACGATACAAATGCATCAATTTTAAAGATCCAATCAGCACCACAAGCATAAATGATCAGAACATCTACCAATGGGCTATTGATAGTTTACCTGCCTTAAAAAGTGAACCCTACTCTACAGGGGTACTCTCCCAATCTCCTCAAATTCTGCTGGCTCCGATGGATTTTGAAATGGATAATTACCCAGGCAGTTTAGAAAGCTGGAACAGTCTGGGGAAATGGTCGGCTGTTTTAAATCAGGGACGCGATCAAATTCCTGAAGAAGAGAAGGCACAAATCACAAAACTCACCAAAGACTGCCAGACAGATATTGAAAAAGTAAAAATATTGTATGAATACATGCAATCGAAAACACGTTATGTTGGCATACAATTAGGAATAGGCGGCTGGCAAAGTTTTCCGGCTGAAATGGTTTCGGAAAAAGGGTACGGTGATTGCAAAGCATTGTCGAACTATATGAAATCCCTGCTTAAAGTGGTTCATATTCCATCCAATTACACTTTGGTGAAAGCCGGGGAAAGCAATAACCTGCAGCATACAGATTTTGTACACAGCTATTTCAATCATGCTATTTTGAGGGTGCCACTTCAGAAAGACACCATTTGGCTCGAATGCACAAGTCAGAAGATGCCTTTTGGCTATCTGGGAACCTTTACCGACGACCGCGATGTGCTGTGTGTAAATGATAACGGCGGAGAACTATGCCATACTCCGATATACACAATCGAACAAAACCAGCAAATTCAAAATGGTATTTTCACCCTATTGGAAAATGGAAACGCTCATGCTGAAATCTCGACTGTTTACAGTGGAATTCAATACGAAAACATTGAAACCCTTTACCATAGAAGCAGTGTGGATGATCAAAAAAAATTCCTTTACGAAGAACACATCAACCTACCCGATTTCACAATTAATGATTATAGTTTTCAGGAAGATAAAAAACAAATTCCATCGTCCGTTTTAAATCTAAATCTTGATATAAGAAACTATGCTTCACAAACGGGGGATCGGTTGTTCGTCCCTTTGAATAAAATCAACAGAATTACTTACATTCCGAAAAAATTAGAAAACAGACTCACCGACATTCGTTATATCAGATCAACTGAAGATAAAGACAGCATCTGTTTTATACTACCTGAAGGTTACGAAATTGAAAGCCTCCCCGATGAAAAAATAATCGAATCAGACTTTGGTTACTATCAAAGCAATGCTAAATTGATTGACAATAAAGTTTACTACACACGAATTTTCCGCAAAAATAAAAACACATTTAAAGCATCCCGCTACGAAGAGTTTCGCTCATTTAGAAAAGAGCTTGCAAAAGCTGATAAGACAAGTTTGGTACTAAAAAAGATTACGAAGTCTTGAAGAGTCTGGAAAAGTCTCGAAAGGTCTGGAAGAGTCTTGAAATGTAGAAGGGTCTGGAAAAATCTAAAAGGTAGAATAGTCTGGAAAAGTCTAAAAACCAGAATAATCCATGAGTCTGGAAAGGTCGAAGGG is a genomic window containing:
- a CDS encoding DUF2461 domain-containing protein, with amino-acid sequence MLSKSIYEFLLELRVNNNKDWFHANKEKYDKAKKDFELFVELSIEQIKLIDPDLSGLNAKDCIFRIFRDVRFSENKQPYKTHFGAFLAKNGRKSRYGGYYIHIEPEGSFLGGGCYMPEPNVLKAIREEIFHNPLEFKEIITNKEFASHFPEMYGEKLKTAPRGYPKDFEYIDLLNFKNYAVGKMVPDQIVLSEQFSDEILKCFSSLQTLNAYLNEILADL
- a CDS encoding DUF3857 domain-containing protein translates to MKQLTLLSLITYLLLTPAFAKKETFKYPAFTIPAELKKNANAVVRLDEAEFTVHSRKSSSLTQKMVITILNKKGEDYASIPFGYSKFETLESLKITIYNSLGQVIKKVKESEIKDYSYSSAGELIGDSRFKIYEPIQKQYPYTIEYESVSDYKGLFVYPSWKAYPGYLVGVEKSRMKVIIPSEEKLRYKCINFKDPISTTSINDQNIYQWAIDSLPALKSEPYSTGVLSQSPQILLAPMDFEMDNYPGSLESWNSLGKWSAVLNQGRDQIPEEEKAQITKLTKDCQTDIEKVKILYEYMQSKTRYVGIQLGIGGWQSFPAEMVSEKGYGDCKALSNYMKSLLKVVHIPSNYTLVKAGESNNLQHTDFVHSYFNHAILRVPLQKDTIWLECTSQKMPFGYLGTFTDDRDVLCVNDNGGELCHTPIYTIEQNQQIQNGIFTLLENGNAHAEISTVYSGIQYENIETLYHRSSVDDQKKFLYEEHINLPDFTINDYSFQEDKKQIPSSVLNLNLDIRNYASQTGDRLFVPLNKINRITYIPKKLENRLTDIRYIRSTEDKDSICFILPEGYEIESLPDEKIIESDFGYYQSNAKLIDNKVYYTRIFRKNKNTFKASRYEEFRSFRKELAKADKTSLVLKKITKS